The segment CATTCACAATACAGGCTGGATGAGGGATTGCGGCAGATAAGCTTGCGCCATCCCTTTATTGCCATTTGGGATGATCACGAAGTGGCCAATGACACCTATGCTGAGGGCGCACAAAATCACCAACCGGAAGAAGGTGATTTCAAGTCACGAAAAGAAGCCGCCAAACAAGCCTATTATGAATGGATCCCCATCCGCGAAGGCGACAAACACTACCGGGCATTCTCATATGGTAAACTTGCTGACATTATAATGCTGGATGAACGGCTGGAAGGCCGAACCAAGCAAGCCGAGGGAAAAGACGATCCGGAATTGTGGAGCGTGAACCGAACCATGCTGGGTGCCGAACAGCGCGATTGGTTTTTAGGACGACTGAAAAATTCAACGGCAACGTGGAAAATTATTGGCAACCAGGTGATCTTCTCAGCACTTGATGAATCTTTCAGGCCCAACGCCAAGAGTACCGACAACTGGAATGGCTACCCGGTAGAGCAGCGAAAAATTTCAGATTATATCGTTGAAAATAAAATACAGGATATAATATTCCTTACGGGCGATACGCATGCTTCCTGGGCTTTTGAAGTAGTTGCCGATTTGAAAAAATACAACTCTAAAACCTCATCAGGAGCACTGGCCGTAGAATTTGGAACGCCCAGCATTTCATCATCAAACTGGGATGAGTTTTATCCGTTAGATACTGCCAAACTGGGCGAACAACTCTATCAGAAATTCAATCCCCATTTAAAATATGTAAATGGAATCGACCATGGGTATGTAATACTAACCGTTTACCCTGAAAAGGCAAAAGCACAGTGGTACTATGTTGAAACACTTCGCACGATTGATGCGCGCGAAGCACTTAAAAAAGAACTTCGTGTAAATCATGGGAGCTTTACGCTAAAGTAGTTTTAATCTTGGTCTGGTGTGGCAGGATCGTCAGCCTTTGCTCAAGCCCCTAAAGCACAAAATCACCAAGGCATACTAACTAAATCAGTGATTCAATATTCCGTTTGTTTCGCTAACTTTAAGTTAATGAAATCATCTTGTCTTGTACTTATTGTCTTGTTGGTTGGCGCCACACAAAGCCTTTCGCAGGTTATTGGAAAAAACTTCCCTTACATGGAAGCTGAGACCGTTGAAGACCAGGTTGTTAAATTACCCGAAGCGGTTCAGGGTAAATTTACACTTCTTGGCTTGGCTTATTCAAAGAAATCGGAAGATGAAC is part of the Cyclobacteriaceae bacterium genome and harbors:
- a CDS encoding alkaline phosphatase D family protein — its product is MRLSVYASLLFLIVSCSTKEEKKYQPLVEPVAVLFDSSLKPFYHGVASGDPLHDRVIIWTRVTPEDSLPSIDVEWEVSADESFSAPTAKGVFTTSPAHDYTVKVDVAGLSADQTYYYRFKALDATSMTGRTKTTPLEMKDSLKFAVVSCSNWEFGYFNAYARIAEKELDAVLHLGDYIYEYGTGKYGDTTIGRINMPLHEIVTLQDYRTRHSQYRLDEGLRQISLRHPFIAIWDDHEVANDTYAEGAQNHQPEEGDFKSRKEAAKQAYYEWIPIREGDKHYRAFSYGKLADIIMLDERLEGRTKQAEGKDDPELWSVNRTMLGAEQRDWFLGRLKNSTATWKIIGNQVIFSALDESFRPNAKSTDNWNGYPVEQRKISDYIVENKIQDIIFLTGDTHASWAFEVVADLKKYNSKTSSGALAVEFGTPSISSSNWDEFYPLDTAKLGEQLYQKFNPHLKYVNGIDHGYVILTVYPEKAKAQWYYVETLRTIDAREALKKELRVNHGSFTLK